CCACTACCGCCGCGTCGGATGGACGCCGCGCGACGACGTCATCGACCGGTTCCGCGGGCACACCTGGGGCAACTTCGGACTCCTCGTGGTCGTCCTCTTCGTCGTGCTGGCGGTGTTCGCGCCGACGGTCGGACCGACGACGATGGAGCAGAACATCCTCCAGCCGTACAGCTACGAGATAAGCTACTGGAACGAGGAGACAGACACGGTCGATTCGCTGCTCGTCGGCGAGGCGAACCTCGCGTCCGGGTCGCAGGGGGCCGGCGAGGAGAACGTCGGCCCGATGACGTACGACCAGTTCGGTCGGTTCCACCCGTTCGGAACGGCGGTGAGCGGCAAAGACCTGTTCACGCAGACGGCGTTCGGAGCGCGGATATCACTCACAATCGCCGTCCTGTCGATGGGTATCGCGGGCCTCATCGGACTCGCGCTCGCGATGGTGACCGCCTACTACAAGGGGCTGGCCGACTTCGCGGTCATCCTCACCTCCGACTCGATACAGGCGTTACCGGTCATCATGGTACTCATTCTGATGATCGTCGTCTTCCAGGGGACGTGGATACAGGAGTTGTACGACGGGGCGGTGCTGTTCATCCTCATCTTCAGCCTGGTGTACTGGCCGTTCATCTGGCGGGCCATCCGCGGACCGGCGTTACAGGTCTCGGAGGAGGAGTGGATAGACGCCGCGAAGTCGTTCGGACAGACGCCCACGCAAATCATGCGGAAACACATGGCGCCGTACGTGTTCAGCTACATGCTCATCTACGCCTCGCTCAGCCTCGGCGGTATCATCATCAGCGTCGCCGGCCTCTCGTACCTCGGCATCGGCATCACCGCGCCGACGCCGGAGTGGGGTCGGCTCATCGCCAACGGACAGCAGTACGTCGCGAGCCCGTCGTGGCACATCTCGCTCATCCCGGGCATCCTCATCACGCTCGTCGTGACGGGGCTGAACGCCTTCGGTGACGGTATCCGCGACGCCATCGACCCGCAGGCCGACACGGGCGAGACCGAGGCCGCGGCCGCGGGAGGTGGTGGCGCGTGAGCGTCGAACGCACCGCCGACCCCGAGCGGACGGACGAGCCGCTGCTGTCGGTCGAGAACCTCCGGACGGCGTTCTACACCGACAAGGAGGTCATCCGCGCCGTCGACGACATCTCCTTCGACATCCACCGCGGCGAGACGGTCGGTATCGTCGGCGAGTCGGGCTCCGGGAAGTCGGTGACGGCGCGCTCCATCATGCGGCTGGTCGACACCCCCGGCCGCATCGACGACGGGCGCATCGTCTACGAGGGGGAGGACCTCCTGGAGAAGACGCCGAAGCAGATGCGCGGGATTCGGGGCGGCAGCATCGCGATGGTGTTTCAGGACCCGCTCACGAGTCTGAACCCCGTCTACACCGTCGGGAACCAGATAAAGGAGTCCCTCCGGCTCCACCGCGGCATGAGCGGGTCGGAGGCGACGCGGGAGGCCGTCGAACTGCTCGAAGCCGTCGGGATTCCGGACGCCCGTCGGCGCATCCGCGAGTACCCCCACCAGTTCTCCGGCGGGATGCGGCAGCGCGCGGTCATCGCGATGGCCCTCGCCTGCGACCCCGACCTGCTCATCTGCGACGAACCGACCACGGCGCTGGACGTGACGATTCAGGCGCAGATTCTCGAACTGCTCGAAGAGCTACAGGAGGAACGGGACCTCGGAATCATGTTCATCACCCACGACATGGGGGTCATCGCGGAGGTGGCCGACCGCGTCAACGTGATGTACGCGGGCGAAATCGTCGAGAGCGCCCCCGTCGTCGAACTGTTCGAGTCGCCGAAGCACCCCTACACGCAGGGACTGCTCAACGCCATCCCCGGACAGGGACTCGACGCGGGCGAGCGCCTCGCCACCATCGAGGGCGACGTGCCGACGCCGAACGAGGAGCCCACGTACTGCCGGTTCGCGCCTCGGTGTCCGAAGGAGTTCGAGGACTGCCGGCAGGTCCACCCGGTTCCGGTGGACGTCTCCGAGGACGCCGAGGACCACCGGGCGGCGTGCCTGCTGTACCCGGAGGAGTTGGAGACGGAGGAGGCGGTCGACGTCCACCGAACCGAGGGCGCCCGCGGAGGTGACACGCGATGAGCGGCGCTTCGGAGGCGTCCGAGGCGGTCGGACGGCGGGCCGGGTCGGACGCGCTGGTGGAGGTGCGGAACCTCAAGACGTACTACGAGGGCGGCGGCTTCCTCGGCGGCGACCCGGTGAAGGCCGTCGACGGCGTCTCCTTCGACATCCGGCGCGGCGAGACGCTCGGACTCGTCGGCGAGTCCGGGTGCGGGAAGTCCACGCTGGGGCGGACGCTGATGCGCCTCGAAGAGGCCACCGACGGCGAAGTCAGACTCGACGGGACGGACATCACGACGCTGTCCGGCGACGACCTCAAGCAGTTCCGCGAGGACGTGCAGATGGTCTTTCAGGACCCCGATTCGAGCCTCAACGAGCGGATGACCGTCGGCGAACTCGTCCGGGAACCGCTCGACGTGCACGACTGGAAGACGCCGAGCGAACGACGCGCGCGGGTGCGCGAACTGCTCGAAACCGTCGGCCTCCAGGAGGAGCACTACTACCGCTACCCCCACCAGTTCTCCGGCGGGCAGCGACAGCGCATCGGCATCGCTCGCGCGCTGGCGCTCGAACCCGACTTCGTCGTCCTCGACGAACCCGTCTCGGCGCTGGACGTGTCCGTGCAGGCGAAGATTCTCAACCTGCTCGAGGACCTTCAGAACGAGTTCGGGCTGACCTACCTCTTCATCGCGCACGACCTCGCGGTCGTCCGCCACATCTGCGACCGCGTCGCCGTGATGTACCTCGGAAACATCATGGAGATAGGCCCCGCCGAGGCGCTGTTCGACGACCCGGCGAATCCCTACACCCACGCGCTCCTGTCGTCGATTCCCGAACCGGACCCGACGGCGAAGCGCGACCGCATCACGCTCCGCGGGACGCCGCCGAGTCCGCGGAACCCGCCGACCGGCTGTCCGTTCTCGACGCGTTGTCCGGTGAAGATACGGCCGGAGGGGTACGAGGAGATGGACCGCGGGCAGTGGGAACGCATCGAGGTGTTCCGCGAGGTGCTCCGCGAGCGCTCGCGGGCGAACCCGTCGCTGAGCGACCGAGCGCGAGCGCTGCTTGGGCGGGAGACCCACCGCGCCGACATGGACGACATCGTCGCGGAGGTGTTCGACGGCCACGAGACGGACGAGGAGGTGATGCGGCACATCCGCGAGGCCGCGGAGTACGCCGAGGACGGCGACGAGGACGCCGCGCGGACGTACCTCCGCGAGGAGTTCAACAGCGTCTGCGACCACGAGATGCCGGACCAGGAGGCGGTGGGCGACGGACGGGTGAGCCTCTGTCACCGCCACGAACCGGAGTACGAGGAGCCCGCGACGGTGTTCGAGCGATTGACCGACTGAGCCATGGCGTTCGACTCGCACCGGTTCGCCGTCAAAGCCGTCGACGCGGCGGCCTACGCGGTCGTCCTCACCGTCGTCGCGTTCGTCGTCGGTGCGCTCGTCAGCGCCGCCGCGGGCGGCGGTCTCCCCGGCGCGAAGTGGTTCATGTTCTTCGCCGGGTTCGCCGTGTTCGGCTACGCGTCGCTGAAGCTCCGGCCGAAGGCGGCCTGGAAGGAGGGAGACGGCGGCGGCCTGTTCTCGGGGAGCGACGAACCCGTCGGCATCGAGCGGGCGGTCGGCGTCGCTCTCGATAGGGTGCTGCCGCCGCGGCTCCGACCGACGCCCGAGGAGCGCCCGTCGAGCGGGGTGAAACTGTTCCTCGGGTCGGTGTGCATCCTCCTCGCGTCGTTCCTGATGGAGGTCGTCTTCGGCATCAACTACTGAGCCGGTCGAACCGGCCGCGAGGGCCGCGCGATGCGGCGCTTCGACGCCTTTTACCCCATCGGCCGTCCACGAGCGGTATGGTCGAAGCCGGTGACGAGGACGTGTCCGAGGCCGAACGCATCGCGAGCGGGGCGGACCGTCGCCGCGAGGCGTGGGGTGCGACCCTCGAAGAGATGGACGCGCTGGCCGACGAGTTCGAGGCGGACGGCTGGCGGACGCTCCGCATCGCCGCGGGGGACTGCGGGCCGTTCGGCCCGTCGGCGGAGGCGGAGAGCGAGGACGGAGACGGCGACGAGAACGAGAACGAGAACGAGGGCGACGGGGAGGCGTTCGGACTCGCGTACGTCGTCCCCGGCGACGACGCCGAGGAGGTGTCCGAACTGTTCGAGCGGGCGTCGTTCCCCGAGTACGAGGTCTACCGGGCCGAGAACGACGGGCTGATGTACACGGTGACGGCGCTGTTCGCGCCGGATATCGAGACGGCCGTGTTCGTCGCCGGCGCGTGGGAACTCCGGAACGCGCTCGGATGCGCGACGGCCGCCGCCGAGACGGGACTGATGTACACCCGCCTCCAGAAACTCGACGGCACCGTCGTCGGCGTCGTCGAACACGAGGAACCGGAGAAGTTCTTCCCGGACCTCGACGCCGTCCGACGGCACGCGTCGGGAGCCGATGCGGCCGATGTCGGCGCGAGCGACGACGCGACCGGCGGGGCGGGCGACGCCTCGGAGTGAGAGCGGGGCGGACGGTCCGAGGGGACCGCGGGAACGGCGGAAACCGCGGCGGGTAACCCCGATACGAGACAGCGAGAGGGCGTCGCAAACCTTCGCAGACTACAAGAGGAGGCGGCAAGTACGACGGGGTATGAACGTAGCCGACGCGATGACGCCGCGAGAGGACGTGGTGACCGTGGAACTCCCCGGTACCCGCGACGACGTGTTGGAGTACCTCCAAGAGCGCGGCTTCTCCTCCGTACCGGTCGTCAAGCAGACCGACGACGGCGAGGCGTTCCGCGGCCTCGTCACCCGCGAGGACCTCATCGAACACCCCGACGAGGACCAACTCGCCGTCCTGATGCACGAGGTGCCGACGGCGTCCGCCGACACCAGCGTCGAGGAGGTGGCCCGCCTCATGGTCGAGGAGGGTACCCGCCGAGTCCCCGTCGTCGACGGCGAACTCGAAGGCATCGTCACGGTCACCGACGTGATTCGGGTCATCGCCCGCGAGGAGGTCGAACTCGACATCGCCGCCGCGGACGTCGCCTCCGACGACGTGAACACGACGTACGAGGGCACCCCCCTGACCGTCGCCGAGCGGGAGATATTCTACGCGAACGTCCCGTACGCCGTCGCACTGGACGACGACGGCACCATGTCCGGCATCCTCACCGAAGTCGACATCATCGACGTGGCGCGGGTCGTCGAGGGCGAAGAGGAGACGGGCGAGTCGATGGCGAGCCAGGACAACGAGTGGATGTGGGAGGGAATCAAAGCCGTCGGCAGCCGCTACATCCCCACCCGAAACGTCGAGATTCCGGCCGAACCCGTCTCGACGTTCATGAGCACGGAGATGGTGACCGTCTCCAAGCGCACCTCTGCCGTCGAGGCGGCGCAGGCGATGATCACCGAGGACATCGAGCAGATACCGCTCGTCAGCGGCGACCAACTCGTCGGCATCGTCCGCGACGTCGACCTGCTGGAGGCGCTGTAATGGCCGAGGACCGCACCGAGGGCGAACGCCTCACCGAACTGGCGAAGCGCCGCGGTTACTACTTCGGTTCGAGCGACGCCTACGGCGGCACCTCCGGCTTCTACACCTACGGTCCGCAGGGGGCCGCGCTGAAGTCCAACGTCGAGGACGCCTGGCGCGACCGCTTCGCGACGCAGGAGGGCAACATGGAGATAGACGCCCCGACCATCATGCCCGAACCCGTCTTCGAGGCGTCGGGCCACCTGGACGGCTTCGACGACATGCTCGTCGAGTGCGCCGAGTGCGGCGAGTCCCACCGCGCGGACCACCTCATCGAGGACCACTCCGAGCTAGAGGACGCCGAGACGCTCTCGCCGGAGGAGGCCGCCGAGATGATTTCGGACCTGGACCTCGTCTGCCCGAACTGCGGCGCGGACCTCGCCGGCCAGTCGGTGGAGGATTTCAACCTCATGTTCGAGACGAACATCGGCCCCGGGTCGTCGACGCCGGGCTACCTCCGCCCGGAGACGGCGCAGGGCATCTTCGTGGAGTTCCCGCGCATCAAGGAGTACGCGCGCAACCGCCTCCCGTTCGGCGTGACGCAGGTGGGTCGGGCCTACCGCAACGAGATTTCGCCGCGCAAGAGCATCGTTCGGACGCGGGAGTTCACGCAGGCGGAGTTGGAGCAGTTCATCGACCCCGAGCGCGACGAACCCGACTTATCGACAGTGGAGGACGTGGAGGTGCTGCTCTACCCGGCGACCGAACAGGAGGCCGACGACGGCGACTACGTCGAGACGACGATAGGCGACGCCGTCGAGGCGGGCACCATCGGCAACGCGTGGTTGGGCTACTTCCTCGGCATCGCACAGGAGTGGTACGAGCGAATCGGCGTCGACATGGACCGCTTCCGGTTCCGCCAGCACCTCGCGGGCGAACGCGCCCACTACTCCTCGGACTGCTGGGACGCCGAGAGCGAGGTGGACGGCGACTGGATAGAGATAGCCGGCTTCTCCTATCGCTCCGACTACGACCTCTCGAAGCACGGCGAACACGCCGACGACGACTTCACCGTCTTCAGACAGTACGACGAACCGCAGACGGTCGAACGCGCCGTCGTCGACCCCGACATGTCCGTGCTCGGCCCCGAGTTCGGCGGCGCGGCGGCCGACGTGAAGGAGGCGCTCGAAGCGTTGGCCGAACGCGACCCCGACGCCTTCGAGGGCGAGAACGTGACGGTCGAGGCGGACGGCGAGGAGTTCGCCGTCCCGACGGACGTGGCGAACTTCTCGGTGGAAGAGCAGACCATCAGCGGCGAACACGTCACGCCGCACGTCGTCGAACCCTCCTTCGGCGTCGACCGCACGGTGTACACGCTCCTCGCGCACGCGTACGAGGAGGACGAGGTGGACGGCGAGGAGCGGACGTACCTCTCCTTGTCGCCGGGCGTCGCCCCCCGCGACGTGGGCGTGTTCCCCCTCGTGAGCAACGTCGACGAACTGGTCGACCTCGCCGACGACATCGTCGCGGACCTCCGGGCGGCCGGGTTCTCCGTCGTCTACGACGACTCCGGCAGCATCGGCCGCCGCTACCGCCGGCAGGACGAGGTCGGCACGCCGTTCTGCGTCACCGTCGACCGGGACGGTCTGGAGGGCGACGGCGAGAAGACGGTCACCATCCGCGAACGCGACTCCGGCCGGCAGGTCCGCGCGCCCGTCGGTGCCCTCGCGGACGAACTCGACGCGGTGCGGCGCGGCGACCGGACGTTCGACGGACTGGCCGAGGAGTACGACGAACTAGCGGACGCCTGAGACGACGGTGCGTCCCCGCCTCTCCTCGCTCTCGAAGAGCG
This is a stretch of genomic DNA from Halogeometricum sp. S3BR5-2. It encodes these proteins:
- a CDS encoding ABC transporter permease; translated protein: MATTDNTETTLRRRVAENPQPALIWAAVGAVLLGVELGAILQVVGALAGVVVNLLPGDPGAGAVQSLQAAFDAIPTLISRDVIPNQGYWNGSRYVDTFLNLSPAGAWALRLLVVYAYAFAVLGWLWNGYNRFRRHYRRVGWTPRDDVIDRFRGHTWGNFGLLVVVLFVVLAVFAPTVGPTTMEQNILQPYSYEISYWNEETDTVDSLLVGEANLASGSQGAGEENVGPMTYDQFGRFHPFGTAVSGKDLFTQTAFGARISLTIAVLSMGIAGLIGLALAMVTAYYKGLADFAVILTSDSIQALPVIMVLILMIVVFQGTWIQELYDGAVLFILIFSLVYWPFIWRAIRGPALQVSEEEWIDAAKSFGQTPTQIMRKHMAPYVFSYMLIYASLSLGGIIISVAGLSYLGIGITAPTPEWGRLIANGQQYVASPSWHISLIPGILITLVVTGLNAFGDGIRDAIDPQADTGETEAAAAGGGGA
- a CDS encoding ABC transporter ATP-binding protein — its product is MSVERTADPERTDEPLLSVENLRTAFYTDKEVIRAVDDISFDIHRGETVGIVGESGSGKSVTARSIMRLVDTPGRIDDGRIVYEGEDLLEKTPKQMRGIRGGSIAMVFQDPLTSLNPVYTVGNQIKESLRLHRGMSGSEATREAVELLEAVGIPDARRRIREYPHQFSGGMRQRAVIAMALACDPDLLICDEPTTALDVTIQAQILELLEELQEERDLGIMFITHDMGVIAEVADRVNVMYAGEIVESAPVVELFESPKHPYTQGLLNAIPGQGLDAGERLATIEGDVPTPNEEPTYCRFAPRCPKEFEDCRQVHPVPVDVSEDAEDHRAACLLYPEELETEEAVDVHRTEGARGGDTR
- a CDS encoding ABC transporter ATP-binding protein translates to MSGASEASEAVGRRAGSDALVEVRNLKTYYEGGGFLGGDPVKAVDGVSFDIRRGETLGLVGESGCGKSTLGRTLMRLEEATDGEVRLDGTDITTLSGDDLKQFREDVQMVFQDPDSSLNERMTVGELVREPLDVHDWKTPSERRARVRELLETVGLQEEHYYRYPHQFSGGQRQRIGIARALALEPDFVVLDEPVSALDVSVQAKILNLLEDLQNEFGLTYLFIAHDLAVVRHICDRVAVMYLGNIMEIGPAEALFDDPANPYTHALLSSIPEPDPTAKRDRITLRGTPPSPRNPPTGCPFSTRCPVKIRPEGYEEMDRGQWERIEVFREVLRERSRANPSLSDRARALLGRETHRADMDDIVAEVFDGHETDEEVMRHIREAAEYAEDGDEDAARTYLREEFNSVCDHEMPDQEAVGDGRVSLCHRHEPEYEEPATVFERLTD
- a CDS encoding DUF7555 family protein, which encodes MAFDSHRFAVKAVDAAAYAVVLTVVAFVVGALVSAAAGGGLPGAKWFMFFAGFAVFGYASLKLRPKAAWKEGDGGGLFSGSDEPVGIERAVGVALDRVLPPRLRPTPEERPSSGVKLFLGSVCILLASFLMEVVFGINY
- a CDS encoding DUF7529 family protein — translated: MVEAGDEDVSEAERIASGADRRREAWGATLEEMDALADEFEADGWRTLRIAAGDCGPFGPSAEAESEDGDGDENENENEGDGEAFGLAYVVPGDDAEEVSELFERASFPEYEVYRAENDGLMYTVTALFAPDIETAVFVAGAWELRNALGCATAAAETGLMYTRLQKLDGTVVGVVEHEEPEKFFPDLDAVRRHASGADAADVGASDDATGGAGDASE
- a CDS encoding CBS domain-containing protein; translation: MNVADAMTPREDVVTVELPGTRDDVLEYLQERGFSSVPVVKQTDDGEAFRGLVTREDLIEHPDEDQLAVLMHEVPTASADTSVEEVARLMVEEGTRRVPVVDGELEGIVTVTDVIRVIAREEVELDIAAADVASDDVNTTYEGTPLTVAEREIFYANVPYAVALDDDGTMSGILTEVDIIDVARVVEGEEETGESMASQDNEWMWEGIKAVGSRYIPTRNVEIPAEPVSTFMSTEMVTVSKRTSAVEAAQAMITEDIEQIPLVSGDQLVGIVRDVDLLEAL
- the glyS gene encoding glycine--tRNA ligase is translated as MAEDRTEGERLTELAKRRGYYFGSSDAYGGTSGFYTYGPQGAALKSNVEDAWRDRFATQEGNMEIDAPTIMPEPVFEASGHLDGFDDMLVECAECGESHRADHLIEDHSELEDAETLSPEEAAEMISDLDLVCPNCGADLAGQSVEDFNLMFETNIGPGSSTPGYLRPETAQGIFVEFPRIKEYARNRLPFGVTQVGRAYRNEISPRKSIVRTREFTQAELEQFIDPERDEPDLSTVEDVEVLLYPATEQEADDGDYVETTIGDAVEAGTIGNAWLGYFLGIAQEWYERIGVDMDRFRFRQHLAGERAHYSSDCWDAESEVDGDWIEIAGFSYRSDYDLSKHGEHADDDFTVFRQYDEPQTVERAVVDPDMSVLGPEFGGAAADVKEALEALAERDPDAFEGENVTVEADGEEFAVPTDVANFSVEEQTISGEHVTPHVVEPSFGVDRTVYTLLAHAYEEDEVDGEERTYLSLSPGVAPRDVGVFPLVSNVDELVDLADDIVADLRAAGFSVVYDDSGSIGRRYRRQDEVGTPFCVTVDRDGLEGDGEKTVTIRERDSGRQVRAPVGALADELDAVRRGDRTFDGLAEEYDELADA